A genomic window from Scophthalmus maximus strain ysfricsl-2021 chromosome 17, ASM2237912v1, whole genome shotgun sequence includes:
- the tmem150b gene encoding modulator of macroautophagy TMEM150B, with translation MWLWALLPVCLAVFGTAGIWTVFAVAVTNGSVNLTDGFPYISHCGTYNPQSCLFSQICNISSVLALWIVVIRFQQVRDCGNHGKANTASIVLGFISSVGISVIGNFQQSILMGIHLLGAFLAFFVGLAYFWVQLFLTYRGQPSPDRCWVGPARATCCILCTALVITMSVLHNRGFPSEAAACEWTLVMLFFCLFGLFAAEFRHIDCHHLTVQTRAGRSDCSPATLKVNGYVANALS, from the exons ATGTGGCTTTGGGCATTGCTCCCCGTCTGCCTGGCTGTCTTTGGCACTGCGGGCATATGGACTGT GTTTGCGGTGGCTGTAACAAATGGATCAGTCAACCTCACAGACGGATTCCCTTACATCAG CCATTGTGGCACATACAACCCTCAGAGCTGTCTCTTCTCCCAGATCTGCAACATCAGCTCCGTTTTGG CCCTGTGGATTGTGGTGATCCGTTTCCAGCAGGTCAGGGACTGTGGTAACCATGGGAAGGCCAACACTGCCAGCATTGTTTTGGGATTCATCTCCTCTGTGGGGATCTCTGTCATTGGAAACTTCCAG CAATCCATTTTAATGGGGATCCACCTTTTGGGAGCATTCCTGGCCTTCTTCGTTGGCCTCGCCTACTTTTGGGTCCAGCTGTTTCTGACCTATCGGGGTCAGCCGTCTCCGGACCGATGCTGGGTGGGGCCTGCCAGGGCGACCTGCTGCATCCTCTGTACAGCCCTGGTTATTACCA TGTCTGTTCTCCACAACAGAGGCTTTCCCTCCGAGGCTGCTGCGTGCGAGTGGACCCTGGTCATGCTGTTCTTCTGCCTGTTTGGCCTTTTTGCCGCCGAGTTCAGACACATCGACTGCCACCACCTCACTGTCCAGACACGAGCTGGGAGGAGCGACTGCAGCCCGGCCACACTCAAAGTCAACGGCTACGTGGCGAATGCACTCAGCTga
- the adsl gene encoding adenylosuccinate lyase produces the protein MASADEFMSYRSPLVSRYASKEMAYNFSDRKKFSTWRKLWIYLAKAEKALGLPITDAQVLEMESHAEDIDFAMAAEEERKLRHDVMAHVHTFAHCCPTAAPIIHLGATSCYVGDNTDLIMLRDGFDILLPKLARVIDRLTNFAETYADLPTLGFTHYQPAQLTTVGKRACLWLQDLAMDMRNLQRACDDLRFRGVKGTTGTQASFLQLFQGDHDKVDDLDRMVTEMAGFKKAYLVTGQTYSRKVDVDCLSTLASLGATVHKICTDIRLLANLKEIEEPFEKEQIGSSAMPYKRNPMRAERCCSLARHLVALLADPLQTASVQWLERTLDDSANRRISLPESFLTADIILSTLQNITEGLVVYPKVIERHIRHELPFMATENIIMAMVKAGGNRQDCHEKIRVLSQEAASVVKQEGGDNDLLARVQQDPYFAPILGQLDALLDPKTFIGRAPQQVARFLREEVHPLLEPYKAKMDVKIELEL, from the exons ATGGCGTCGGCCGACGAGTTCATGAGTTACCGTTCCCCGCTCGTGTCCAGGTACGCCAGCAAGGAAATGGCCTACAACTTCAGCGACAGGAAGAAGTTCAGCACCTGGAGGAAGCTGTGGATCTACCTGGCCAAGGCTGAGAAG GCTTTGGGGCTGCCCATCACGGACGCCCAGGTCCTGGAGATGGAGAGCCACGCGGAGGACATCGACTTCGCCATGGCGGCTGAAGAAGAGCGTAAGCTCAGGCACGACGTCATGGCTCACGTCCACACTTTCGCACACTGCTGCCCCACCGCTGCCCCCATCATCCACCTCGGCGCCACCTCCTGCTACGTCGGAGACAATACT gatCTGATTATGCTGCGTGATGGATTCGACATCCTCTTGCCTAAG CTGGCCAGAGTCATTGACAGATTGACGAACTTTGCGGAGACGTACGCGGACCTCCCCACGCTCGGCTTCACACATTACCA GCCCGCCCAGTTGACCACAGTTGGGAAGCGAGCATGTCTCTGGCTGCAGGACTTGGCCATGGACATGCGGAACCTCCAGAGAGCTTGCGATGATCTTCGTTTCCGGGGGGTCAAGGGGACCACTGGGACCCAGGCAagcttcctgcagctcttccagGGGGACCATGACAAG GTGGACGATCTTGACAGGATGGTGACAGAGATGGCTGGCTTCAAAAA AGCCTACCTGGTGACTGGCCAGACTTACAGTCGTAAGGTCGACGTAGACTGTTTGTCCACCCTGGCGAGTTTGGGAGCTACAGTTCACAAG aTCTGTACAGACATCCGGCTGCTCGCCAACCTAAAGGAGATCGAGGAGCCTTTTGAGAAAGAGCAGATCG GTTCCAGTGCCATGCCGTACAAGAGGAACCCCATGCGAGCGGAGCGTTGCTGCAGTCTGGCCCGACATCTGGTGGCGCTGCTGGCCGACCCACTGCAGACGGCCTCGGTGCAGTGGCTGGAGAGGACGCTGGACGACAGCGCTAACAG GAGGATCTCCCTGCCCGAGTCCTTCCTCACAGCGGACATCATCCTCAGCACGCTGCAGAACATCACAGAGGGACTAGTGGTCTACCCCAAAGTCATCGAGAGACACATCCGTCACGAGCTCCCCTTCATGGCCACAGAGAACATCATCATGGCCATGGTGAAGGCCGGTGGCAACAGACag GACTGCCACGAGAAGATCCGCGTTCTGTCCCAGGAGGCAGCGTCTGTGGTCAAACAGGAGGGCGGCGATAACGACCTGCTGGCCAGAGTACAACAAGACCCCTACTTTGCCCCCATCCTGGGGCAGCTGGACGCCCTGCTTGACCCCAAGACCTTCATTGGCCGTGCTCCGCAGCAG gtggcCAGGTTCCTGCGTGAAGAAGTACATCCTCTGCTGGAGCCATATAAGGCAAAGATGGACGTCAAGATTGAGCTTGagctctga